A single genomic interval of Dyella sp. GSA-30 harbors:
- a CDS encoding flavin reductase family protein has translation MRDFHVYEPRDGHGLPHDPFNAIVGPRPIGWISSMSKDGVVNLAPYSFFNAFNYKPPIVGFASTGWKDSVRNISETGEFAWNLATLSLAEAMNATSAMAPPDVDEFELASLTRAPSRLISVPRVLESPVSFECKLTQLIQLTDAAGQPVDTWLTLGEVVAVYIDKSLLKDGVYDTGEAGHILRAGGPADYFTVGTAQRFRMKRPQQ, from the coding sequence ATGCGCGATTTTCATGTGTACGAGCCACGCGATGGCCACGGTCTGCCGCACGATCCATTCAACGCCATCGTAGGGCCGCGGCCCATCGGCTGGATTTCGTCGATGAGCAAGGACGGCGTGGTGAACCTTGCGCCCTACAGCTTCTTCAACGCCTTCAACTACAAGCCGCCGATCGTCGGTTTTGCGAGCACGGGATGGAAGGACTCCGTGCGCAATATCAGCGAAACGGGCGAGTTTGCCTGGAACCTGGCAACGCTCTCGCTTGCCGAGGCGATGAATGCGACCTCGGCGATGGCGCCGCCCGACGTCGACGAATTCGAGCTGGCATCGTTGACGCGCGCGCCCTCTCGCCTGATCAGCGTACCGCGTGTTCTGGAAAGCCCGGTGTCGTTCGAATGCAAACTGACGCAGCTTATTCAGCTGACGGATGCGGCAGGGCAACCGGTTGACACGTGGCTGACACTGGGAGAGGTCGTTGCTGTCTACATCGACAAAAGTCTGCTGAAGGACGGCGTGTACGACACGGGAGAGGCAGGCCATATCCTTCGAGCGGGCGGGCCGGCGGATTATTTCACCGTTGGCACGGCACAACGTTTTCGGATGAAGCGTCCGCAGCAGTGA
- a CDS encoding MarR family winged helix-turn-helix transcriptional regulator — MPKSDVGKIWSLNYRLMMSVITGVAPEVAELGLEVKELFLLAEVDAHPHPAELAGILSMPKPTVTMYVKRLEAADFLRREIDAADLRRHRLILTPEGRKTMTRGLALLSGAFGARLARLSSAQQSELATLLEKLS; from the coding sequence ATGCCCAAAAGTGATGTTGGAAAGATCTGGTCTCTCAATTACCGGCTGATGATGTCGGTGATCACCGGCGTCGCGCCTGAGGTTGCCGAGCTCGGACTGGAAGTGAAGGAGCTGTTTCTGCTCGCCGAAGTGGACGCCCATCCGCATCCCGCGGAGCTGGCCGGTATCCTGAGCATGCCCAAGCCCACCGTGACGATGTATGTCAAACGGCTCGAAGCGGCTGACTTTTTGCGCCGCGAAATCGATGCTGCCGACCTGCGCCGCCACCGGTTGATCCTTACCCCCGAAGGGCGTAAGACGATGACGCGCGGGCTTGCCCTGCTATCGGGAGCCTTCGGTGCCAGGCTTGCGCGGTTGAGTTCGGCGCAGCAGTCGGAATTGGCGACGTTGCTTGAGAAGTTGAGCTGA
- a CDS encoding aldo/keto reductase: MSLDHYITLGRSGLRVSPFCLGAMTFGEDLGWGSSVEESQQIIDRFIELGGNFIDTANFYTKSHSEKIIGDHIGRHSARRDRLVLATKFSGNLYPGDPNGGGSGRKSIVAACENSLRRLQTDHIDLYWLHNWDKHTPIDETMAALDDLVRAGKVRYIGVSDTPAWKIAEANITARFRGWSAFIGLQIEYSLLERSVEQELVPMALELGLGITPWSPLKSGVLSGKYTRHNAGQIKPDRGFIADTFIDEKTYAIVDELEVIAKAHESTVARVALAWVQSQPGVTSTIIGARRIAQLEDNIKALEIKLSDEELGRLDTLTKPTFGFPQNMEPWFPAIHNGGTSVNGIHVPATAFGVEKGDKVY, encoded by the coding sequence ATGTCCCTCGATCACTATATAACCCTCGGCCGTTCCGGCCTGCGTGTCAGCCCGTTCTGTCTCGGTGCGATGACCTTCGGTGAAGACCTTGGCTGGGGCTCCAGCGTCGAAGAGTCCCAGCAGATCATCGACCGATTCATCGAACTCGGCGGCAATTTCATCGATACCGCCAACTTCTATACGAAAAGTCATTCCGAAAAGATCATCGGCGATCACATCGGCCGCCATAGCGCGCGTCGCGACCGGCTGGTCCTGGCGACGAAGTTCAGCGGCAACCTTTATCCGGGCGATCCCAATGGCGGCGGATCGGGCCGCAAGTCGATCGTTGCAGCGTGCGAAAACTCGCTGCGTCGTCTGCAGACCGATCACATCGATCTGTATTGGCTGCACAACTGGGACAAGCACACACCGATCGACGAGACCATGGCCGCGCTCGACGACCTCGTCCGCGCCGGCAAGGTGCGCTATATCGGCGTCTCGGACACCCCCGCGTGGAAGATCGCCGAGGCCAATATCACGGCACGCTTCCGTGGCTGGTCCGCCTTTATCGGGCTGCAGATCGAGTATTCGCTGCTAGAGCGGAGCGTCGAACAGGAGCTCGTGCCGATGGCCCTCGAACTCGGTCTCGGCATCACGCCGTGGTCGCCACTCAAGAGCGGCGTACTCAGCGGCAAATACACGCGCCATAACGCTGGACAGATCAAGCCGGATCGCGGCTTTATCGCCGATACGTTCATCGACGAGAAAACCTACGCGATCGTCGACGAGCTGGAAGTCATCGCCAAGGCGCACGAGAGCACCGTGGCACGCGTCGCGCTCGCCTGGGTGCAGTCGCAGCCCGGTGTCACCTCGACGATCATCGGCGCGCGACGGATCGCGCAGCTCGAAGACAACATCAAGGCGCTCGAGATCAAGCTCTCGGACGAGGAACTGGGCCGGCTCGACACGCTGACCAAGCCCACGTTTGGCTTCCCGCAAAACATGGAACCGTGGTTCCCGGCCATCCACAATGGCGGCACTTCGGTCAATGGCATTCATGTGCCGGCCACGGCTTTCGGGGTCGAAAAGGGCGACAAGGTCTACTGA
- a CDS encoding TolC family protein translates to MNSRSYQAHVRRARHGRWLSAVAGLLVLSALPVSVAGQTLTLDAAVRQAVAEAPLLQARRDQWTSAREEAARAGALPDPQLTVGIDNLATQGSGAYTAGGDSMTMRSIGFSQVLPSRSKRRAERAWADATADVAASSVQVTDLAIRQQTAQAWISVWGAAAEQVMLRQLRDEWALDLAAAQARLRGGSGNAGDVLAIRTQALDLDNRLDDAQAREAQARAQLARWLGTATESAVADAPDFDRVPHDRHTLLDHIDDQGELLGWPAREQAAQAALAEAQAAKHPEWSLGASYGARTRGLSDMLTVQVGVSLPLFTRNRQDRGISARAAEVDAVQAQHEDARRQQIATVQSAWSQWEALGQQVRRHREQLLPLAHDRAALALAAYRGGADLQPLLEARRDELAHHLDYLRMLADYGRAWAALAYLMPEGSTP, encoded by the coding sequence ATGAATTCCCGTTCCTACCAAGCCCACGTGCGGCGCGCACGTCATGGGCGATGGCTTTCGGCCGTCGCCGGGCTGCTTGTTTTATCCGCCCTGCCCGTCTCGGTCGCAGGCCAGACATTGACGCTCGATGCCGCGGTTCGCCAGGCCGTTGCCGAGGCACCCCTGCTGCAAGCGCGGCGCGATCAATGGACCTCGGCGCGTGAAGAAGCCGCACGGGCCGGTGCGCTCCCGGACCCACAGTTGACCGTCGGTATCGACAACCTGGCGACCCAGGGTTCCGGCGCCTATACCGCCGGCGGCGACAGCATGACGATGCGCAGCATTGGGTTCAGTCAGGTGTTGCCATCGCGCAGCAAACGTCGCGCGGAGCGTGCATGGGCCGATGCCACTGCCGATGTTGCCGCATCATCCGTTCAAGTCACCGACCTGGCGATACGGCAGCAAACAGCGCAGGCCTGGATCAGCGTCTGGGGCGCTGCGGCCGAACAGGTCATGCTCCGTCAACTACGCGACGAATGGGCACTCGATCTTGCCGCTGCGCAAGCACGGTTGCGCGGCGGCTCGGGCAACGCGGGCGACGTACTGGCGATTCGTACACAGGCGCTGGACCTGGACAATCGCCTGGACGACGCTCAGGCACGCGAAGCACAGGCACGCGCCCAGCTGGCACGTTGGCTAGGCACAGCAACGGAAAGTGCAGTTGCCGATGCGCCCGACTTCGACCGTGTGCCTCATGATCGACACACCCTGCTCGATCACATCGACGATCAAGGCGAACTGTTGGGTTGGCCGGCGCGCGAACAAGCTGCCCAGGCCGCCCTGGCCGAAGCACAGGCCGCCAAACATCCCGAATGGAGCCTGGGCGCGAGCTATGGCGCGCGTACGCGCGGGCTGTCCGACATGCTGACCGTGCAGGTCGGTGTGAGCCTGCCGCTGTTCACGCGCAATCGCCAGGATCGTGGCATCTCCGCAAGAGCCGCCGAGGTGGATGCCGTGCAGGCGCAACATGAAGACGCGCGCCGTCAACAGATCGCCACGGTGCAATCGGCCTGGTCGCAATGGGAGGCTTTGGGCCAACAGGTGCGTCGCCATCGCGAGCAATTGCTTCCGCTTGCGCACGACCGCGCCGCGCTTGCACTGGCCGCCTATCGCGGTGGCGCGGATTTGCAGCCACTGCTGGAAGCCCGACGCGACGAACTCGCCCACCACCTGGACTACCTGCGCATGCTGGCCGACTACGGCCGCGCCTGGGCTGCCCTGGCCTACCTCATGCCCGAAGGGAGCACACCATGA
- a CDS encoding efflux RND transporter periplasmic adaptor subunit: MKRVFLWSLAPLSVAALIGSGYLLGKQQRHADVPSTQMGATDQRVLYWYDPMIPAEHHDRPGLSSMGMTMIPKYAGAEGESSGVRIDPGTVQNLGLRTTRVTRRVLTEAIRAPGTVSWDLNEAGVVSARADGVITRLIVRAPYTSVPAGAALAELTAPVWSSAVAEYTALGQARSADAQALHGAAFERLRVLGLEPGDLRSVGRNGAVTLHAPQKGVVTTIEVREGQRVSAGQTLMTINGLDKVWVEASLPQAAMAAVQAGSPVSISIDARPGQIFQGKVETLLPDIDSTTRAQRARIVVNNADGALNPGMFAHVTLNPAQGDAVPVIPDEALITTGDQIRVVVQEDDGHFRPVVIHTGRSAGGYTQVTEGLREGERVVTSGQFLIDSEASLSGALDRLDHTSSSSTPATSTTASMPMNDTPSERMP, from the coding sequence ATGAAACGCGTCTTTTTGTGGAGCCTTGCGCCGTTGTCCGTCGCAGCCCTGATCGGCTCGGGCTATTTGCTCGGCAAGCAACAACGCCATGCGGATGTGCCCAGTACGCAGATGGGTGCCACCGACCAGCGTGTGCTGTACTGGTACGACCCGATGATTCCCGCCGAGCATCACGATCGGCCCGGCTTGTCGTCGATGGGCATGACGATGATCCCCAAGTACGCCGGCGCCGAAGGCGAATCGAGCGGTGTACGGATCGACCCAGGCACGGTTCAGAACCTCGGCCTGCGCACGACACGCGTGACCAGGCGCGTGCTGACGGAAGCCATTCGTGCGCCCGGCACGGTGAGCTGGGATCTCAACGAAGCGGGCGTCGTCAGTGCACGCGCGGATGGCGTGATCACCCGACTGATCGTGCGCGCTCCATATACGTCGGTGCCAGCGGGTGCTGCGCTGGCGGAGCTGACAGCTCCAGTCTGGAGCAGTGCAGTTGCCGAATACACCGCGCTCGGCCAGGCCCGATCAGCCGATGCGCAAGCCTTGCACGGCGCTGCGTTCGAACGCCTTCGCGTGCTCGGCCTCGAACCCGGCGACCTGCGCTCGGTGGGCCGTAACGGCGCGGTGACGCTGCATGCGCCGCAAAAAGGTGTCGTCACTACGATCGAAGTGCGCGAGGGACAGCGCGTCAGCGCCGGACAGACGTTGATGACGATCAACGGCCTGGACAAGGTATGGGTGGAAGCCTCGCTGCCACAGGCTGCGATGGCTGCGGTCCAGGCCGGCAGCCCGGTATCGATCAGTATCGATGCCCGGCCTGGGCAGATCTTTCAGGGCAAGGTGGAAACACTTCTGCCCGATATCGATAGCACTACACGCGCCCAGCGCGCGCGCATCGTCGTGAACAACGCCGATGGCGCGCTAAACCCAGGCATGTTCGCGCATGTCACGTTGAATCCGGCGCAAGGCGATGCTGTCCCGGTCATACCCGACGAAGCCTTGATTACTACCGGCGACCAGATACGCGTCGTCGTGCAGGAAGACGACGGTCACTTCCGTCCCGTAGTGATTCATACCGGGCGCTCCGCAGGAGGCTATACACAGGTCACCGAAGGACTGCGTGAGGGTGAACGCGTCGTCACCTCCGGCCAGTTCCTGATCGATTCGGAGGCGAGCCTGTCAGGCGCGCTGGATCGTCTGGATCACACGTCCAGTTCATCGACGCCAGCCACAAGTACCACGGCTTCGATGCCGATGAACGACACCCCGTCGGAGCGCATGCCATGA
- a CDS encoding CusA/CzcA family heavy metal efflux RND transporter — MIGGLIRLAIAHRFLVLIAALALTLAGVFAALHTPIDALPDLSDTQVIIRTSWAGQSAQVVEDQVTYPLATTMLSVPGAKVVRGYSFFGDSYVYVLFDDSTDLYWARSRVLEYLSQVRDRLPPGVSPALGPDATGLGWIYEYALVDRSGHHDLGQLRALQDWFLRYQLKTVPDVAEVASLGGMERSWQIVPDPQALAAHGVTVQQLVDAVRSANGANGGSVLEQGEAELMVRSEGYLRTTQDFEQVPILANVAGIPVLVRDVATVRSGPSFRRGVAELDGQGEVAGGVVVLRSGKNAKAAITAVKQRLTELKRSLPAGVEIVPTYDRSGLIDAAVENLRGKLLEEFAVVALVCVLFLGHLRSALVAVITLPLGVLAAFLVMRLQGVSANLMSLGGIAIAIGAMVDAAVVMIENAHKHLEHWREAHDGQEPGGSERWRVMADAAAEVGPALFVSLLIIALSFIPVFALEGQEGKLFKPLAFTKTYAMAAAAIFAVTLVPVLMGWLIRGRIRAERDNPINRILIALYRPILDAVLRFPKATLILAGALLLSAVLPAERLGSEFMPPMDEGTLLYMPTALPGLSVGKASQLLQLTDRMIKTVPEVDHVFGKAGRAETATDPAPTEMFETTITFKPQSQWRPGMTMNKLKAELDRAVHVPGLTNLFVPPIRNRIDMLATGIKSPIGVKVLGTDPATLQTVADRIEAVARNVPGVRSAIAERGASGRYVDVRIRRDDAMRYGLSQQQIQQLIATVVGGDPIGEVVAGRERYPIVVRYPREQRDSVAALSALPIVAANGAQIALSQVADITLSAGAPMLKSEDGQLATYVYIDTASSDLGRVVADLQKTVAQQVQLPPGVTVAWSGQFEYLTRAMERLHYVVPIALAIIFALIYLVFRRAGDAILIMASVPLALVGGLWMIWLLGHAVSVASVIGFIALGGVAAEFGVVMLLYLRHAWEQRLSRDPRAGVDALDDAIREGAVQRVRPKAMTVAVILAGLFPILLGHGAGSEVMQRIAAPMVGGMLTAPLLSMLVLPAAFQLMIRRRLRRQDSTAD; from the coding sequence ATGATCGGTGGTCTGATTCGTCTCGCCATCGCGCATCGCTTTCTGGTCCTGATCGCCGCGCTCGCGTTGACCCTGGCTGGCGTGTTCGCCGCCCTGCATACGCCGATCGATGCATTGCCGGACCTGTCGGATACCCAGGTGATCATTCGCACCAGTTGGGCCGGGCAATCGGCGCAGGTGGTCGAAGATCAAGTGACCTATCCGTTGGCCACCACCATGCTCTCGGTGCCCGGCGCCAAAGTCGTGCGTGGGTATTCGTTCTTCGGCGACTCGTACGTCTACGTGCTGTTCGACGACAGTACGGACTTGTACTGGGCGCGCTCGCGCGTGCTGGAATATCTCAGCCAGGTTCGTGACCGCCTTCCGCCAGGTGTCAGCCCTGCCCTGGGACCCGATGCCACAGGACTCGGCTGGATCTACGAGTACGCGCTGGTCGACCGCAGTGGCCATCATGACCTGGGCCAGCTGCGTGCCCTGCAGGACTGGTTCCTTCGTTATCAACTCAAGACCGTGCCCGATGTGGCCGAAGTGGCAAGCCTGGGCGGCATGGAGCGCAGCTGGCAGATCGTTCCCGATCCGCAGGCACTCGCGGCCCATGGCGTCACCGTGCAGCAACTGGTGGACGCGGTGCGTAGCGCCAACGGTGCCAATGGCGGATCGGTACTGGAGCAAGGCGAAGCCGAGCTCATGGTACGCAGCGAGGGCTATCTGCGTACCACACAGGACTTCGAGCAGGTACCGATCCTCGCCAATGTTGCAGGCATTCCGGTGCTCGTGCGCGACGTAGCCACCGTGCGCAGCGGCCCCAGCTTTCGCCGTGGCGTGGCCGAACTGGACGGCCAGGGCGAAGTCGCCGGTGGCGTCGTCGTACTGCGCTCCGGCAAGAATGCGAAGGCCGCGATTACTGCGGTCAAGCAGCGTCTGACGGAACTCAAGCGTAGCCTTCCTGCTGGCGTGGAGATCGTGCCGACGTACGACCGCTCCGGGTTGATCGATGCGGCGGTGGAGAACCTGCGCGGCAAGCTGCTGGAAGAATTTGCCGTGGTTGCACTGGTGTGCGTGCTGTTTCTCGGTCATCTGCGTTCCGCGCTAGTTGCGGTGATCACGCTTCCGCTGGGTGTGCTGGCGGCATTCCTGGTGATGCGGCTGCAAGGCGTATCGGCCAATCTCATGTCGCTAGGTGGCATCGCCATCGCCATTGGCGCGATGGTCGATGCCGCCGTGGTCATGATCGAGAACGCACACAAGCATCTGGAGCATTGGCGCGAGGCGCACGATGGACAGGAACCTGGTGGGAGCGAACGTTGGCGCGTGATGGCCGACGCCGCGGCCGAGGTCGGTCCGGCGCTCTTCGTCAGTTTGCTGATCATCGCGCTCTCGTTCATTCCCGTGTTTGCGCTGGAAGGACAGGAAGGCAAGCTGTTCAAGCCGCTGGCTTTCACCAAGACCTATGCCATGGCTGCGGCGGCCATCTTTGCCGTGACGCTCGTGCCTGTGCTGATGGGTTGGCTGATACGTGGCCGCATTCGCGCCGAGCGCGACAACCCGATCAACCGCATCCTGATCGCACTGTATCGCCCGATACTGGACGCTGTGCTGCGCTTTCCGAAAGCCACGTTGATCCTTGCCGGCGCTCTCTTGCTGAGCGCCGTGCTACCGGCGGAACGACTGGGCAGCGAGTTCATGCCGCCGATGGATGAGGGGACCTTGCTGTACATGCCCACCGCGTTACCGGGGTTGTCGGTCGGCAAGGCCTCGCAGTTGTTGCAACTGACCGATCGCATGATCAAGACCGTGCCGGAAGTCGATCATGTCTTCGGCAAGGCCGGTCGCGCGGAGACGGCGACAGATCCGGCGCCGACGGAGATGTTCGAAACCACCATCACCTTCAAACCGCAAAGCCAATGGCGGCCAGGCATGACCATGAACAAGCTCAAGGCCGAACTGGACCGGGCGGTGCATGTTCCGGGCCTGACCAACCTGTTCGTGCCACCGATCCGCAACCGCATCGACATGCTTGCCACCGGCATAAAGAGCCCGATCGGCGTCAAGGTACTCGGTACGGATCCGGCAACGCTGCAAACCGTTGCCGATCGGATAGAAGCCGTGGCCCGTAACGTTCCGGGTGTCCGCTCGGCCATTGCCGAACGCGGCGCCAGCGGACGATACGTGGATGTTCGCATACGGCGCGATGACGCCATGCGCTACGGACTGAGCCAGCAGCAGATCCAACAGCTCATCGCTACCGTCGTCGGCGGCGATCCCATTGGTGAGGTTGTCGCCGGGCGCGAACGCTATCCCATCGTGGTGCGGTATCCGCGAGAGCAGCGCGATTCGGTCGCGGCACTAAGTGCATTGCCGATCGTCGCAGCCAACGGCGCACAGATCGCGTTGAGTCAGGTCGCAGATATCACGCTCAGCGCGGGCGCACCGATGCTGAAGAGTGAGGACGGCCAGCTGGCGACCTACGTCTATATCGATACGGCAAGCAGCGATCTGGGCCGCGTGGTCGCTGACCTCCAGAAGACTGTCGCGCAGCAAGTGCAGTTACCCCCCGGGGTGACCGTCGCCTGGTCGGGCCAGTTCGAATACCTGACGCGTGCCATGGAAAGACTGCACTATGTCGTTCCGATAGCACTGGCCATCATCTTCGCCCTGATCTACCTCGTCTTCCGTCGGGCCGGCGACGCCATCCTGATCATGGCCAGTGTGCCGCTCGCCCTGGTGGGTGGACTTTGGATGATCTGGCTGCTCGGCCATGCCGTGTCCGTCGCATCCGTGATCGGATTTATCGCGCTGGGCGGTGTCGCCGCGGAGTTTGGCGTGGTGATGCTGTTGTATTTACGCCACGCATGGGAGCAACGGTTAAGTCGCGATCCACGCGCGGGCGTGGATGCACTCGACGACGCGATCCGCGAAGGTGCCGTGCAGCGTGTGCGACCGAAGGCCATGACGGTTGCCGTCATCCTCGCCGGCCTGTTTCCGATCCTGCTCGGACATGGGGCGGGCTCGGAAGTCATGCAGCGTATCGCGGCCCCGATGGTGGGGGGCATGCTCACCGCGCCCCTTCTCTCCATGCTCGTTTTACCCGCGGCGTTCCAGCTCATGATCCGTCGCCGCTTACGCAGGCAAGATTCGACAGCCGACTGA
- a CDS encoding nuclear transport factor 2 family protein, with protein sequence MSRKLTILSMIAMLPLALSPAMALDIPPGAAKHEVSAEDQRAIRDLLATYTRAVSTSDEAAFASILLNEQIPFFSTDGLARRDASQPPPDTRQYQDFRDAVFRSHQHLTQRFYNVRIEQDGELAAVSLDFVTLLTGTQRGSYGWKTLQLIKVGGTWKIASEFYSAYSLRPSNAAPGK encoded by the coding sequence ATGTCCCGAAAGCTCACGATACTGTCGATGATCGCCATGCTACCGTTGGCGCTGTCTCCCGCGATGGCGCTCGACATCCCTCCTGGCGCGGCGAAACACGAAGTATCCGCCGAGGATCAACGGGCCATCAGGGACCTGCTTGCAACTTACACGCGCGCAGTCAGCACCAGCGACGAGGCAGCATTTGCCAGCATTCTTCTCAACGAACAGATCCCGTTCTTCTCGACCGATGGACTGGCGCGGCGGGATGCCTCCCAGCCACCGCCCGATACGAGGCAGTACCAGGATTTTCGCGACGCGGTTTTTCGCAGCCACCAGCACCTTACGCAACGCTTTTACAACGTACGCATCGAGCAGGATGGCGAGCTAGCTGCCGTCTCGCTCGACTTTGTCACCTTGCTTACTGGCACACAGCGCGGCAGCTATGGCTGGAAAACGCTGCAGCTGATCAAGGTGGGCGGCACCTGGAAGATCGCGAGCGAGTTCTATTCGGCCTATTCGCTGCGCCCGTCCAATGCGGCACCCGGCAAGTAA
- a CDS encoding alpha/beta hydrolase: MTTFAKRTIQTPSGLISYREQGAGAVALFVHGVLLNGQLWRHQLQDLSDCRRCIAPDLLAHGDTSAGPGQGVSFNDNVEMLKQFLDALGIEKVDLVANDSGGGIAQIFAARYPHYLRSLTLTNGDTHDNWPPEAFKPFVAMVAAGGLRGAIEAMLADKANYRAPEALGLAYEHPQALPDEVIEGYLRPFLDNAQRLAELERFVGAFDNRQTVAIEAKLRELNVPTLIAWGTDDIYFDVKWSHWLAETIPGTTRRVELKDARIFFPEDRWLEFNVELRRHWQVSA; the protein is encoded by the coding sequence ATGACCACATTCGCCAAGCGGACCATCCAGACGCCGTCGGGACTCATCAGCTACCGGGAACAAGGTGCCGGAGCCGTGGCGCTATTCGTGCACGGCGTGCTGTTGAACGGACAACTCTGGCGGCACCAGTTGCAAGACCTCTCGGACTGTCGGCGTTGTATTGCCCCCGACTTGCTGGCCCACGGCGATACCAGCGCGGGGCCAGGGCAGGGCGTTTCGTTCAACGACAACGTCGAGATGCTCAAGCAATTCCTCGATGCATTGGGCATCGAAAAGGTGGACCTGGTTGCCAACGACAGCGGCGGCGGTATTGCACAGATATTCGCCGCACGTTATCCGCACTATCTGCGCAGCCTCACCTTGACCAATGGCGATACGCACGACAACTGGCCGCCCGAGGCATTCAAACCATTCGTCGCCATGGTCGCAGCCGGCGGTTTGCGTGGAGCGATCGAGGCCATGCTCGCCGACAAGGCGAATTATCGCGCTCCCGAGGCATTGGGGCTGGCCTACGAACACCCGCAAGCGTTGCCTGATGAAGTGATCGAAGGCTATCTACGACCCTTCCTGGATAACGCACAGCGGCTCGCCGAACTGGAACGTTTCGTCGGTGCTTTCGATAACCGTCAAACGGTTGCGATCGAGGCGAAGCTGCGTGAGCTGAACGTGCCTACGTTGATTGCGTGGGGGACCGATGACATCTATTTCGATGTCAAATGGTCCCACTGGCTGGCCGAGACTATTCCGGGCACGACACGCCGTGTCGAGCTGAAGGATGCACGTATCTTTTTCCCGGAAGATCGCTGGCTGGAATTCAACGTGGAGTTGCGCCGGCATTGGCAGGTCAGCGCCTGA
- a CDS encoding AraC family transcriptional regulator, producing MSDLTVHPLLETPSVTVRDVYCSGACRHKSDEECTTGTYLVFPYRGTYLRHVGASQAVAESNQVLLFNAGQGYQISHPVLGGDASLTLALDEALLRELAPRTLTWDKNAFTFRQQQLGIDPRAQALVALLRHSLREGVAERLEAESLSLTLAQRALGSRTTHTAGANAGRQRLADRTKLILASDLSRRWTLADIAVEVGVSPVYLTQVFQQVEGVPLYRYQLRLRLARSLDLLGQYDDLSQLSLELGFSSHSHFSASFLKTYGRTPTEFRQAALRR from the coding sequence ATGTCCGATCTCACTGTCCATCCCTTGCTCGAAACGCCGTCCGTGACGGTGAGGGATGTTTATTGCAGTGGAGCGTGCCGTCACAAGAGCGACGAGGAGTGCACCACCGGGACCTACCTGGTGTTTCCCTATCGCGGTACTTACCTGCGGCATGTGGGTGCGTCCCAGGCGGTTGCCGAATCCAACCAGGTTCTTTTGTTCAATGCCGGGCAGGGTTACCAGATCAGCCACCCGGTGCTGGGAGGAGACGCGAGCTTGACGCTTGCACTGGATGAGGCATTGCTGCGGGAGCTGGCGCCCAGGACGCTGACCTGGGACAAGAACGCCTTCACGTTTCGGCAGCAGCAGTTGGGTATCGACCCGCGAGCCCAGGCCCTGGTGGCGTTGTTGCGCCACAGTCTGCGTGAGGGCGTCGCTGAGCGACTGGAGGCGGAGAGCCTTTCGTTGACGCTCGCACAGCGCGCGCTCGGCTCGCGCACGACACATACGGCCGGCGCGAATGCGGGTCGCCAGCGGCTGGCCGACCGCACCAAGCTGATCCTGGCCAGTGATCTTTCCAGGCGATGGACACTGGCCGACATAGCGGTCGAGGTCGGCGTCTCACCCGTATACCTGACCCAGGTATTTCAGCAGGTGGAAGGTGTGCCGCTGTACCGCTATCAACTGCGCCTTCGTCTGGCCCGCTCGCTGGACTTGCTGGGCCAGTACGACGATCTCAGCCAGTTGAGCCTCGAACTCGGCTTCAGCAGCCACAGCCACTTCAGCGCGTCGTTCCTGAAGACCTACGGCCGAACCCCGACCGAATTCCGGCAGGCGGCGCTCCGCCGCTAG
- a CDS encoding response regulator transcription factor gives MYLLLVEDDAMLAEAICDGIRQHSWDIDRVGDALAARAALVDHPYAAVLLDIGLPGDSGLTVLRFLRERYDTIPVIVLTARGQLSDRIRGLDAGADDYLIKPFELGELLARVRAVTRRSEGQVVPLLSYRDVVLDPVKRRVTKANEPVALSAHEYRVLLALLKRPGHVVTRDDLEKAIYGDSAAVGSNTVSVFIHQLRRKLGDDIINTVHGHGYTMGGAP, from the coding sequence GTGTACCTACTGTTGGTGGAAGACGATGCGATGCTGGCCGAGGCCATCTGCGATGGTATTCGGCAGCACTCGTGGGACATCGACCGGGTCGGCGACGCGCTCGCGGCAAGGGCCGCGCTTGTCGATCATCCCTACGCCGCCGTTCTGCTCGATATCGGGCTGCCCGGGGATTCGGGGCTTACCGTGCTTCGCTTCCTCAGGGAGCGCTACGACACGATTCCCGTCATCGTACTGACGGCCCGGGGACAGCTCAGCGATCGAATCCGCGGGCTGGACGCGGGCGCCGACGACTACCTGATCAAACCGTTCGAACTGGGCGAGCTGCTGGCCCGGGTCCGCGCGGTCACGCGCCGAAGCGAGGGGCAAGTCGTGCCTCTTCTCAGCTACCGCGATGTGGTGCTCGATCCGGTCAAGCGAAGAGTCACCAAAGCCAATGAACCTGTCGCGCTGAGCGCGCATGAGTATCGCGTCCTGCTTGCCTTGCTCAAGCGCCCCGGTCACGTCGTGACACGCGACGATCTGGAGAAAGCCATTTACGGCGACAGCGCCGCCGTAGGGAGTAATACGGTTTCGGTGTTCATCCATCAATTACGACGAAAGCTCGGCGACGACATCATCAACACGGTTCACGGCCATGGCTACACCATGGGGGGAGCGCCATGA